The Methylophilus sp. TWE2 region CAATATTGCATACCTGAAAGAAAATGGTGTCAGTATCTGGGACGAGTGGGCGGATGAGCAAGGCAACCTCGGCCCGGTCTACGGTTATCAATGGCGTAATTGGCCCAAGCCGGACGGTTCTCACATTGACCAGATCACACAAGTGATTAACCAGATCAAAAAGACACCGGATTCGCGTCGTTTAATCGTGTCTGCCTGGAACGTCGCGGATGTTGAACGCATGAAACTGCCCCCATGCCATGCTTTTTTTCAGTTTTATGTGGCTGATGGCAAGCTTTCATGCCAATTGTATCAACGCAGTGCAGATATTTTCCTTGGCGTCCCATTCAACATCGCTTCATATGCCTTATTAACCATGATGGTGGCACAAGTTTGCGATTTGCAACTGGGCGACTTTGTGCACACCCTGGGGGATGCGCATATCTACAGCAACCATATGGAGCAGGTTAAAGAGCAGTTGTCCCGTACGCCGCGTGCTTTGCCTGTGATGCGTATTAATCCTACCGTGAAAGACATTTTTGCCTTTAAGTTTGAGGATTTTACGCTGGAAAATTACGATCCTTATCCCGCCATTAAGGCGCCAGTGGCTGTGTAGTCCAGCTGCCTCGCAGCGATCAGAATGGCTGTTTTTAACCATTTTGTTAACAAAGTGTAATATTTTCAAAAGCATATCGCGTTTTTGATATCCTTCTCAGCGTTGTGGATTTTGGAATATGGCGTCCTAGCGCCTGTTTCATTACTTTCATTCATGACTTTAAACAAGGAGATCATTATGCAAGTTAAAGCGTCAATTCTGGTAGCCGCGGTATGCGGTTTGTTGTCCGGTCAGGCATTCGCTGACCATGAAACCATCAAGCCAAAGGCTTACGACAGCCTGGGTAAGTGCGTGAAAGCAGCCTTGTCCAAACACGACGGCAAAATTGTCAAGGTGGAAGCCAAGTCAGAGCGTAAGCAATTAGTATACGAATTTGATGTGCAATCCAACGATGGCAAAGCATGGGATATTGAGTGCAATGCAAAAACAGGCAAGATTACAGAAATAGAAGAAGAAGTTGCGGCGGATGACGAAAGATTCAAGGCACTGGCTAAAGTGACTGAAGATGACGCCAAGGCCACTGCACTGGCAGCGCATCCTGGCAAGGTGGTTGAAGTTGAATATGAGCTCGAGCCAGATGGCAAAGCATCTTACGAATTTGACATTCTGGAAGCCGACAACGAAGAAGTAAAAGTCGAAGTGGATGCTAGCAGCGGTAAAATCGTAGAAACCAGTTACGAAGTGTACCAAATCGGTCAGGAGTAAATTGACCGGTGGAGTGATGCGGCTGTCGTTCTCTGCAGTTCGTTATACTCAAAAGCAAAAGGCACCGCAATGCGGTGCCTTTTTTGCATCAGATCAATATGCAAGTGAGGGAGTGTCTACCCCGATACCAGCGGATATGCAGTCAGCTGGTATCGGTCCTAGTGATAGCTCACTCCCAATGAGTCAACAGCATTTAACGTGCCATAATGTTTGATGAGTTTAAGTGATTGACTTGGTAGTGTATTTATTGTGTAAATAGGAATTTATCCTGAATTTTTGGTGGTTGTTAATAGCCAGTATTTTATTTTTTGGTTGCTTTCAGCCGAAGCTGGATTGACATTTATGGCAACAAGCGCTGAATGGTTGACAGCAATTTTTTATATTCGCCTCGCTTGATCAGTTCACTTTGCGCCAGCATATTAAGCAATGCCGGTTGATGCTCTTCATTTAATTCATTCAGAAAATCCTCGCTGAACCCTAAATTGCTGGCTACATAAGTCAGGTTGAACATATCGCAATGGTTGCCATACAAGCTGCCGAGCAAGTAACTTTTCGCATATTTGGTTGACAAAGACATGTCGTCTTGCAGATCAGGGAGGCGGTGACGCTGATCGTCAATCAGCAAGAGATGGTAGTCAGACAGTTTTTGCAACAATAGCGCTTGTTCGGCTTCTGCATGTTGCTGCTGAATGAGGCTGGCGCTATCACACCAGATAGCGGCTACCGGGTAATTGATACAATATTTTTCAACCTGTTCAATAAAGAGTCTCACTTGTCCAACATTCATTTCCGGTAGGCGCAGGACCGCGACGCCTTGTCTTCTCAGGCGCAACTCCAAAGCAGGACTGACGGTATGATCAACCAGCAAGTATCCTTGACCAAGGTTGAGGCTATGGACCAGTGCAGTTTGTAGGGCGGGCCAATGACCACAGGCAATGTGTTCTGGCGAGACCAGGTAACGGCGTTCATGGGCCAGCAAGTTTGCCAGCATATTCTTCAGGTCGAATAAACCGGTGACATCATAATCTTGCGGACGCAGCTTATGTATATGCAAGGCTACGCGACGGAAGTGGTAAATGCAGGCCTTTTGTATTAATTGCTGAATACTGCTGGCCACAGTGTTTGTGATAGAGGGGACATTCGCCGGGCTTTGCGGAGCTAAAAGAATGTGATGCGGATTTTCAGAAACAAACGTGCCTCGTTTGGGCTGCGTATAAATAAGTCCTTGAGCAGCCAGCTCTTCATACACCCGTGAAACAGTTTTTCGGTTGATGCCCAAGCGCTGGGCAATATCGCGGGAGCTGGGCAGGGCGCTACCCCCCAGCCAGGATCCACCTTCAATCATGCTGCGGAAATGTTCGGTCAATTGTTGGTGGATGGAGGAGGGGGAATTCTTATCCAGAACCAGAGAATAATGCCAGGGTCTTAGCACGGCCAGTATCTACCTTGTTAATCAAGTAAGCGGGTAACGCCTATCGTTGTAGGCGTTACGGTTACCTGAAGGGCATACTAGGACATGGCCTTCGATGATGGAATAATACAAAAAAAATGCAATTCCATAAAGTTTTAGGAAAAAATCCCTATCTGGCCCATGAATAAAACCGCAATCTGGCTGGGTGTCGTAGGAGGATATTTATATTACAGTTACATTCGCTTAATAGATGTATTAAAAAGTAACATCCGGCTCACTGGGATCCTAGTACCAGCGATAACTTAAGCACAATGCAATTTTCCTTCATGCTCAAGATTGCAATCTTGTGATTTATCTTTGGAGATATACTATGATCAAAACCAAAACAGCTTTCGGCATTGCTGCCAGCGTTGCGTTAGCCTTGCCTGTATTGGCTTTTGCTGCAGCTGACCAAGAAGCTGCGATGAAAGACTCAAACAACTGGGTGCATCCACGTGGTCAACACAACAACCAGGGTTACAGCGCCTTGGCACAAATCAACAAGGGCAATATTAAAAACCTGAAAATGGCCTGGACATTCGCTACTGGCGTTAACCGCGGTCACGAGGGCTCCCCTATTGTTTTAGGCAACATGATGTATATCGTGACTGCTTTCCCAAACAATGTATATGCCTTGGATTTAAACGATAACCAGAAAATTGTCTGGTCCTATTTCCCTAAACAAGACCCAAGCGTTCAGGCAGTTCTGTGCTGTGACAACGTGACACGTGGCCTTGGTTTTGGCGACGGCAAGATCTTCCTGCAACAGAATGACGGCTTGCTGGTTGCTCTGGATGCTAAAGATGGCAAAAAAATCTGGGAAGTTAAAAACACTGATCCAAAAGTCGGTGCCACTAATACCAACGCGCCACACGTGATCAAAGACAAAGTATTGACCGGTTGTTCAGGTGCTGAATTCGGCGTACGTTGCTTTATCGCTGCATACAACCTGAAAGACGGCGCTCTGGCATGGAAAGCGTATTCCACAGGCCCAGATGCTGAAACATTGCACGACGCTAACACAAACAAAGATAACCCACTGTACAACGCGCTGTCTGTTTACCAGGATGTAAACGGTGGTAACAAAGAGGGTGGTTCCTTCAAGCGTCTGTCTGCTGATCAGATCAAGGGTGGCGAAAAAGAGCTGGGTACACGTACCTGGTTGAAACCACAAGCAATTAAAGACGGTTGGCAACATGGTGGCGGTTCCGTATGGGGCTGGTGGCCGTATGATGCACGTACAAACCTGGTTTACTACGGTGCCGGTAACCCATCCGTGTGGAACCCAGATGTACGTCCAGGCGACAACAAGTGGTCCATGACTGTGACTGCGCGTGATTTGGACACTGGTGTGGCTAAATGGGCGATGCAAATGACGCCACATGATGAGTGGGACTACGACGGCGTCAACGAAGTGATCCTGTTCGACAAAGGTGGCAAAACATACGCATGGCACCATGACCGTAACGGTTTTGCTTACACTTGGAATGCGGTGACTGGTACATTGATCGCCGCTGAGAAAGTGCATCCATTCGTTAACTGGGCTAACGATGTTGACCTGAAAACAGGTGTACCAAGCAAAGACGGCCGTTATTCTACTCACCAGGATTACAACGCCAAGGGTATCTGCCCGGCGGCTTTGGGTACCAAAGACCAACAGCCAGCGGCTTACTCTCCAAAAACTGGTCTGATGTACTCTCCACTGAACCACGTGTGCATGACATACGAGCCAGTTGAGTCTAAATACGTGGCTGGTCAACCATGGGTTGGTGCGACACTGACCATGTTTGCTGGTCCAGACGGCGTGATGGGTGGTTTCGGTGCTTACGACCCAATGACCAACAAAAAAGTCTGGTACAACAAAGAGAAGTTCTCAGCCTGGAGCGGTGCATTGACGACTGCTTCTGACCTGGTGTTCTACGGTACTTTGGATCGCTGGTTCAAAGCTGTGGATGCGAAAT contains the following coding sequences:
- a CDS encoding PepSY domain-containing protein, with amino-acid sequence MQVKASILVAAVCGLLSGQAFADHETIKPKAYDSLGKCVKAALSKHDGKIVKVEAKSERKQLVYEFDVQSNDGKAWDIECNAKTGKITEIEEEVAADDERFKALAKVTEDDAKATALAAHPGKVVEVEYELEPDGKASYEFDILEADNEEVKVEVDASSGKIVETSYEVYQIGQE
- a CDS encoding PQQ-binding-like beta-propeller repeat protein codes for the protein MIKTKTAFGIAASVALALPVLAFAAADQEAAMKDSNNWVHPRGQHNNQGYSALAQINKGNIKNLKMAWTFATGVNRGHEGSPIVLGNMMYIVTAFPNNVYALDLNDNQKIVWSYFPKQDPSVQAVLCCDNVTRGLGFGDGKIFLQQNDGLLVALDAKDGKKIWEVKNTDPKVGATNTNAPHVIKDKVLTGCSGAEFGVRCFIAAYNLKDGALAWKAYSTGPDAETLHDANTNKDNPLYNALSVYQDVNGGNKEGGSFKRLSADQIKGGEKELGTRTWLKPQAIKDGWQHGGGSVWGWWPYDARTNLVYYGAGNPSVWNPDVRPGDNKWSMTVTARDLDTGVAKWAMQMTPHDEWDYDGVNEVILFDKGGKTYAWHHDRNGFAYTWNAVTGTLIAAEKVHPFVNWANDVDLKTGVPSKDGRYSTHQDYNAKGICPAALGTKDQQPAAYSPKTGLMYSPLNHVCMTYEPVESKYVAGQPWVGATLTMFAGPDGVMGGFGAYDPMTNKKVWYNKEKFSAWSGALTTASDLVFYGTLDRWFKAVDAKSGKELWKFQVGSGAIGNAFTYGNKGKQYVGILSGIGGWAGVAMNLGMTTDTDALGAAGGYKELTKYNAAPGGGALNVFAL
- a CDS encoding thymidylate synthase, giving the protein MQQYHDLLNHVLAHGHIKTDRTGTGTMSVFGYQMRFNLAEGFPLLTTKKVHLKSIIHELLWFLQGSTNIAYLKENGVSIWDEWADEQGNLGPVYGYQWRNWPKPDGSHIDQITQVINQIKKTPDSRRLIVSAWNVADVERMKLPPCHAFFQFYVADGKLSCQLYQRSADIFLGVPFNIASYALLTMMVAQVCDLQLGDFVHTLGDAHIYSNHMEQVKEQLSRTPRALPVMRINPTVKDIFAFKFEDFTLENYDPYPAIKAPVAV
- a CDS encoding GntR family transcriptional regulator, producing MLRPWHYSLVLDKNSPSSIHQQLTEHFRSMIEGGSWLGGSALPSSRDIAQRLGINRKTVSRVYEELAAQGLIYTQPKRGTFVSENPHHILLAPQSPANVPSITNTVASSIQQLIQKACIYHFRRVALHIHKLRPQDYDVTGLFDLKNMLANLLAHERRYLVSPEHIACGHWPALQTALVHSLNLGQGYLLVDHTVSPALELRLRRQGVAVLRLPEMNVGQVRLFIEQVEKYCINYPVAAIWCDSASLIQQQHAEAEQALLLQKLSDYHLLLIDDQRHRLPDLQDDMSLSTKYAKSYLLGSLYGNHCDMFNLTYVASNLGFSEDFLNELNEEHQPALLNMLAQSELIKRGEYKKLLSTIQRLLP